The following nucleotide sequence is from Oncorhynchus kisutch isolate 150728-3 linkage group LG29, Okis_V2, whole genome shotgun sequence.
ccagtcatgtgaaatcaatagattagggcctaatgatatAAGGGCAccaggcgagacccaaatgcagacacaggaggcagatggttgagcaccgatatttattataccaaaaggggtaggcaaaaggcaggtcggggcgagagttcataaaccaggtcagagtgaATAGAGAACAACATTACACTTATATGAGTATAATCACTACTTACTCATATTTACATTATGACACCTAGttttagcctctctctctctcctcttcctctgtctctctctctctctctctctctctctctctctctgtctctctctctgtctctctctctgtctctctgtctctgtctctgtctctctctctctctctgtctctctctctctctctctctgtctctctctctctctctgtttctctctctctctctctctctctctctctctctctctctctctctctctctctcgctgtctctgtctttctctctctctgtctctctctctctgtctctctctctctctctctgtctctgtctctgtctctgtctctgtctctgtctctctctctgtctctgtctctgtctctctctctctctctgtttctctctctctctctctctctctctctctctctctctctctctctctctctctctctcgctgtctctgtctttctctctctctgtctctctctctctgtctctctgtctctgtctctgtctctgtctctgtctctgtctctgtctctgtctctgtctctgtctctgtctctgtctctgtctctgtctctgtctctgtctctctctctctctctctctctctctctctctctctctctccctctctccctctctctccccccctctccggCCCACACACACCCTGCCCGCCGTCTCCCTCCCTCAGACAGTCACATCTAATCTGTATTTGCCTCAGAGCTCGCTGTGTTTATTATTCCTTGACCAGGGCCTTCCAGTCTCTCCATGGAAACcctgtgtatcctgtgtgtgtgtgtatcctggtAATTACCTCCTAATCTATAGTCCAATATGAAGTCTAAAATAGTACTTCTATGATTACAGAGGGCAGAGCAGACAGCTGTGGCTACTGTGATGTGGAGGACTGGCAGTACGCTAAGCACTACAGCAGATCTGGTGGgggtcacacacacgcacgcacgcacacacacacacgcgcggtCGTTCGCAGACATAGAGAGACACGTGCACAGGCCATCACAgagaggattgtgtgtgtgtgtgtgtgtgtgtgtgtgtgtatatcagccTTCTGCAGTAGTTGAGTAATGACTGACTGTGCTTCATGCTTTGTGGAAAATGTTACCCCTTCCCCATACCCCCTAACTCTCTGACCCTAAACCCACTCACCCCTTCCCCATACCcctaactctctccctcctcacccctccacctTACCCCTAACTCTCTGACCCTAAACCCCCTTACCCCTTCCCCATACTCCCTAACTCCCTAACTCCCTGACCCTAAACCTCCTTACCCCTTCCCCATACCCCCTAACTCCCTGACCCTAAACCCCCTTACCCCTTCCCCATACCCCTAACTCCCTGACCCTAAACCCCCTTACCCCTTCCCCATACCCCCTAACTCCCTGACCCTAAACCCCCTTACCCCTTCCCCATACTCCCTAACTCCCTGACCCTAAACCCCCTCACCCCTTCCCCATACCCCTTAACTCTCTGACCCTAAACCCCCTCACCCCTTCCCCATACCCcctaactctctccctccttacccCTCCACCTTACCCCTAACTCTCTGACCCTAAACCCCCTCACCCCTTCCCCATACCCCCTAACTCTCTGACCCTAAACCCCCTCACCCCTTCTCCATACCCCCTAACTCCCTGACCCTAAACCCCCTCACCCCTTTCCCCATACCCCCTAACTCCCTGACCCTAAACCCCCTCACCCCTTCTCCATACCCCttaactctctccctcctcaccgcTCCACCTTACCCCTAACTCTCTGACCCTAAACACCCTTACCCCTTCCTCCCTaaatctctccccctctacccttcccaCTCACCCCTAACTCTCTCCCCCTAAACCCCCTTACCCCTTACCCCTAACTCTCTCCTCCTAAacccccttacccctaacccctaactctctcCCCCTAGACCCCCTCACCCCTTACTCCTAACTCTCTCCCCCTAAAccccctcaccccttccccctAACTCTCTCCCCCCTAAAccccctcaccccttccccctAACTCTCTCCCCCTAAACCCCCTTACCCCTTACCCCTAACTCTTTCCCCGTAAACCCCCTTCCCCCTAACTCTCTCCCCCTAAACCCCCTCACCCCTCACACCTAACTCTCTCCCCCTAAACCCCCTCACCCTTTCCCCCTAACTCTCTCCCCCTAAACCCCCTTACCCCTTACCCCTTACCCCTAACTCTCTCCCCCTAAACCTCCTCACCCCTTACCCCTAACTCTCTCCCCCTAAACCCCCTCACCCCTTCCCCATACCCCCTAACTCAAATATAATGGTTTCCTTTATAAAGTCTGTAGACCGTACCAATATGTTTCAATGATTAAAAAGGGCCCAATGACCTCAATAAACTGAAAAGGATGAAGTCATTTATGTCAAATTTAATTaaaaatcacttcctgaattgacgaaagtgtgtgttagtgtgtcagcTAGAGCCAtgccagtcttacctggtgtgTCAGCTAGAGCCAtgccagtcttacctggtgtgccagctagaaccatgagtcttacctggtgtgccagcTAGAACCATGAGTCTAACCTGGTGTGCCAGCTAGAACCAtgccagtcttacctggtgtgccagctagagccatgccagtcttacctggtgtgTCAGCTAGAGCCATgagtcttacctggtgtgccagcTAGAGCCATgagtcttacctggtgtgccagcACGAACCATgagtcttacctggtgtgccagctagaaccatgagtcttacctggtgtgccagcAAGAACCATgagtcttacctggtgtgccagctagaaccatgagtcttacctggtgtgccagctagagccatgccagtcttacctggtgtgccagctagaaccatgagtcttacctggtgtgccagcTAGAACCATGCCACACTTACCTGGTGTGCCAGCTAGAACCATGCCACtcttacctggtgtgccagctagaaccatgcctgtcttacctggtgtgccagctagaaccatgagtcttacctggtgtgccagctagagccatgccagtcttacctggtgtgccaATTAGAGCCAtgccagtcttacctggtgtgccagcTAGAACCATGCCACtcttacctggtgtgccagcTAGAGACATGAGTCTTACCTGGTCTGCTAGCTAGAACCAtgccagtcttacctggtgtgccagcAAGAACCATgagtcttacctggtgtgccagctagaaccatgagtcttacctggtgtgccagcTAGGGCCATgagtcttacctggtgtgccagctagaaccatgagtcttacctggtgtgccagctagggccatgccagtcttacctggtgtgccagcTAGAGCCATGCCAGTCTTCCCTGGTGTGCCAATTAGAGCCAtgccagtcttacctggtgtgccagctagaaccatgccagtcttacctggtgtgccagcTGGAACCATGCCACtcttacctggtgtgccagctagaatcatgccagtcttacctggtgtgccagctagaaccatgccagtcttacctcacctacaccacccgatgtcacaggaaggccataaagatcatcaaggacaacaaccacccgagccactgcctgttcaccccgctatcatccagaaggcgaggtcagtacaggtgcatcaaagcagggaccgagagactgaaaaatagcttctatctcaaggccatcagactgttaaacagccaccactaacattgagtggctgctgccagcacactgactcaactccagccattttaataatgggaattgatggaaattgatgtaaaatatatcactagccactttaaacaatgctacttaatataatgttttcataccctgcattattcatctcatatgtatacgtatatactgtaccctatatcatctactgcatctttatgtaatacatgtatcactagccactttaaacaatgctacctaatataatgtttacataccctacattattcatctcatatgtatacgtatatactgtaccctatatcatctactgcatctttatgtaatacatatatcactagccagtttaaactatgccactttgtttacatactcatctcatatgtatatactgtacacgataccatctactgcatcttgcccatgccgctctgtaccatcactcattcatatatctttatgtacatattctttatccctttacacttgtgtgaataaggtagtagttttggaattgttaggttagattactagtttgttattactgcattgtcggaactagaagcacaagcatttcgctacactcacattaacatctgctaaccatgtgtatgtgacaaataaatgttattttatttgacttGGTGTGCCAACTAGAACCATGAGTCTTACCGGGTGTGCCAGCTAGAACCATGCCAGTCTTACCTGATGTGCCAACTAGAACCATgagtcttacctggtgtgccagcTAGAACAATgagtcttacctggtgtgccagcTAGAAACATGCCAGTCTGACCTGGTGTGCCAACTAGAACCATAAGTCTTACCCGGTGTGCCAGCTAGAACCATGCCAGTCTTACCTGGTATGCCAACTAGAACCACGTgtcttacctggtgtgccagctagaaccatgccagtcttacctggtgtgTCAGCTAGAGACACGAGTTTTACCTGGTGTGCCAGCTAGAACCATgagtcttacctggtgtgccagctagaaccatgccagtcttacctggtgtgccagctagaaccatgagtcttacctggtgtgccagctagaaccatgccagtcttacctggtgtgccagctagaaccatgagtcttacctggtgtgccagcTAGAATCATgagtcttacctggtgtgccagctagaaccatgccagtcttacctggtgtgccagctagaaccatgagtcttacctggtgtgccagctagaaccatgccagtcttacctggtgtgccagctagaaccatgagtcttacctggtgtgccagctataaccatgccagtcttacctggtgtgccagATAGAATCATGCCACTCTTACCTGGTGTGTCAGCTAGAGCCAtgccagtcttacctggtgtgTCAGCTAGAGACACaagtcttacctagtgtgccagCTAGAACCATGAGTCTTACCAGGTGTGCCAGCTAGAATCATGCCACTCTTACCTGGTGTGCCAACTAGAGCCATGTcagtcttacctggtgtgccaACTAGAGCCATgagtcttacctggtgtgccaACTAGAGCCATgagtcttacctggtgtgccagctagaaccatgagtcttacctggtgtgccagctagaaccatgagtcttacctggtgtgccagctagagccatgccagtcttacctggtgtgTCAGCTAGAGCCAtgccagtcttacctggtgtACCAGCTAGAACCAtgccagtcttacctggtgtACCAGCTAGAACCAtgccagtcttacctggtgtgccagctagaaccatgccagtcttacctggtgtACCAGCTAGAACCAtgccagtcttacctggtgtgccagctagaaccatgagtcttacctggtgtgccagctagaaccatgccagtcttacctggtgtgccaggTAGAACCATGCCAGTCTTACCTGATGTGCCAACTAGAATCAtgccagtcttacctggtgtgccaggtagaaccatgccagtcttacctggtgtgccagctagaaccatgccagtcttacctggtgtgccagctagaaccatgccagtcttacctggtgtgccagctagaaccatgccagtcttacctggtgtgccagctagaaccatgagtcttacctggtgtgccagctagaaccatgccagtcttacctggtgtgccagctagaaccatgccagtcttacctggtgtgccagctagaaccatgagtcttacctggtgtgccagctagagccatgccagtcttacctggtgtgccaggtagagccatgccagtcttacctggtgtgccaggtagagccatgccagtcttacctggtgtgccagctagaaccatgccagtcttacctggtgtgccaggtagaaccatgccagtcttacctggtgtgccaggtagaaccatgccagtcttacctggtgtgccaggtagaaccatgccagtcttacctggtgtgccaggTAGAACCATGTcagtcttacctggtgtgccaggtagaaccatgccagtcttacctggtgtgccaggtagaaccatgccagtcttacctggtgtgccagctagaaccatgccagtcttacctggtgtgccagctagaaccatgagtcttacctggtgtgccagctagaaccatgccagtcttacctggtgtgccagctagaaccatgagtcttacctggtgtgccagctagaaccatgccagtcttacctggtgtgccagATAGAATCATGCCACTCTTACCTGGTGTGTCAGCTAGAGCCAtgccagtcttacctggtgtgTCAGCTAGAGACACaagtcttacctagtgtgccagCTAGAACCATGAGTCTTACCAGGTGTGCCAGCTAGAATCATGCCACTCTTACCTGGTGTGCCAACTAGAGCCATGTcagtcttacctggtgtgccaACTAGAGCCATgagtcttacctggtgtgccaACTAGAGCCATgagtcttacctggtgtgccagctagaaccatgggtcttacctggtgtgccagcTAGAACCATGAGTCTAACCTGGTGTGCCAGCTAGAGCCAtgccagtcttacctggtgtgTCAGCTAGAGCCAtgccagtcttacctggtgtACCAGCTAGAACCAtgccagtcttacctggtgtACCAGCTAGAACCAtgccagtcttacctggtgtgccagctagaaccatgccagtcttacctggtgtACCAGCTAGAACCAtgccagtcttacctggtgtgccagctagaaccatgagtcttacctggtgtgccagctagaaccatgccagtcttacctggtgtgccaggTAGAACCATGCCAGTCTTACCTGATGTGCCAACTAGAATCAtgccagtcttacctggtgtgccaggtagaaccatgccagtcttacctggtgtgccagctagaaccatgccagtcttacctggtgtgccagctagaaccatgccagtcttacctggtgtgccagctagaaccatgccagtcttacctggtgtgccagctagaaccatgccagtcttacctggtgtgccagctagaaccatgagtcttacctggtgtgccagctagaaccatgccagtcttacctggtgtgccagctagaaccatgccagtcttacctggtgtgccagctagaaccatgagtcttacctggtgtgccagctagagccatgccagtcttacctggtgtgccaggtagaaccatgccagtcttacctggtgtgccaggtagagccatgccagtcttacctggtgtgccagctagaaccatgccagtcttacctggtgtgccaggtagaaccatgccagtcttacctggtgtgccaggtagaaccatgccagtcttacctggtgtgccaggtagaaccatgccagtcttacctggtgtgccagctagaaccatgccagtcttacctggtgtgccagctagaaccatgccagtcttacctggtgtgccaggtagaaccatgccagtcttacctggtgtgccagctagaaccatgccagtcttacctggtgtgccaggtagaaccatgccagtcttacctggtgtgccaggtagaaccatgccagtcttacctggtgtgccaggtagaaccatgccagtcttacctggtgtgccaggtagaaccatgccagtcttacctggtgtgccaggtagaaccatgccagtcttacctggtgtgccaggtagaaccatgccagtcttacctggtgtgccaggtagaaccatgccagtcttacctggtgtgccaggtagaaccatgccagtcttacctggtgtgccaggtagaaccatgccagtcttacctggtgtgacaggtagaaccatgccagtcttacctggtgtgccaggtagaaccatgccagtcttacctggtgtgccaggtagaaccatgccagtcttacctggtgtgccaggtagaaccatgccagtcttacctggtgtgccaggtagaaccatgccagtcttacctggtgtgccaggTAGAACCATGCCAGTCGTACCTGTCCTATGATTTTAGCATTTTTTTGTGGAGGAAAAGCTTGATTATGGGATGGATGGAAGCTCAATGTTCAATTCAAATCTCCCTACCCTCATATCTAAGCCAATATGACACCAATGTCAATGGAACTTCACAAATCAATTTGATTGGAGGTAGACAACACACCCCCTCTCGTTTTACCGATAAACTGCATACCGTATTTTTAACAATGTCATTAGCattaagaaaaaaaatacaacttcTTAGCTCAGTAAGAATGAGACTACAGCGATCCATGAAGTGACCAATAGACTAGCCATCTTTTGGGCTGAATAAGTTAGTAGGGGCAACAGTTTTGATTAAATATACAATTTATCGCTCTCACGTGCCAATAGAGAACCAATGATGTGCTACCTGTTTGTAGCTTTCTGACAATGCTaatatatttttctctccctAGGGGAACACCAATGTTTCCTCTCCTCAGGGGAACACCAATGGTTCCTCTCCTCAGGGGAACACCAATGGTTCCTCTCCTCAGGGGAACACCAATGGTTCCTCTCCTCAGGGGAACACCAATGGTTCCTCTCCTCAGGGGAACACCAATGGTTCCTCTCCTCAGGGGAACACCAATGGATCCTCTCCTCAGGGGAACACCAATGGTTCCTCTCCTCAGGGGAACACCAATGGTTTCTCTCCTCAGGGGAACACCAATGATTTCTCTCCTCAGGGGAACACCAATGGTTCCTCTCCTCAGGGGAAAACCAATGcaacctctcctcaggggaaCACCAATGGTTTCTCTCCTCAGGGGAACACCAATGGTTCCTCTCCTCAGGGAAACACCAATGGTTCCTCTCCTCAGGGGAACAGCAATGGTTCCTCTCCTCAGGGGAACACCAATGGTTCCTCTCCTCAGGGGAACACCAATGGGTCCTCTCCTCAGAGGAACACCAATGGGTCCTCTCCTCAGGGGAACACCAATGGTTTCTCTCCTCAGGGGAACCCCAATGGTTCCTTTCCTCAGGGGAACACCAATGGTTCCTCTCCTCAGGGGAAAACCAATGGATCCTCTCCTCAGGGGAACACCAATGGTTTCTCTCCTCAGGGGAACACCAATGGTTCCTCTCCTCAGGGAAACACCAATGGTTCCTCTCCTCAGGGGAACACCAATGGTTCCTCTCCTCAGGGGAACACCAATGGATcacagacatttcacattttttccCCAATAGCTCTAACAATTCATTTGGacatttttagtaatttagcatAACACACGTATGCAGATCGACCTCCActttagtgcattcatcttaagatagctaggtgaggtTCAAGAGCTTGctaattagtgcattcatcttaagatagctaggtgaggtTCAAGAGCTTGATAAtttgtgcattcatcttaagatagctaggtgaggtTCAAGAGCTTGATAAtttgtgcattcatcttaagatagcttggTTGAGGTTCAAGAGCTTGataattagtgcattcatcttaagatagctaggtgaggtTCAAGAGCTTGataattagtgcattcatcttaagatagctaggtgaggtTCAAGAGCTTGataattagtgcattcatcttaagatagctaggtgaggtTCAAGAGCTTGataattagtgcattcatcttaagatagctaggtgaggtTCAAGACCTTGataattagtgcattcatcttaagatagctaggtgaggtTCAAGAGCTTGataattagtgcattcatcttaagatagctaggtgaggtTCAAGAGCTTGataattagtgcattcatcttaagatagctaggtgaggtTCAAGACCTTGATAATTAGTGCAtttatcttaagatagctaggtgaggtTCAAGAGCTTGATAATTAGTTGCTATGTTgaattggggctcccgagtggcgcagtcatctaaggcactgaatctcagtgctagaggcatcactacagaccctggcttGACTCCACGCTGCATCACAGCTGgccgagtcccatagggcggcgcaaaattggctcagcgtcattccgggtttggccggggtaggccgtcatagtaaataaaaatgtgttctttaactgacttgcctagttaaacaaaggttaaattaaattgagaaaaaaaactgttttgctaGCTCTGGAATACATGGGATAGGGACCTTAACCAAACATAGACTTCTATTTAGATTTCAACGTCTTTGGATGAGAGTCTCTAAAACATGCCACTTCGATACAGCTACGACATGTTTCATAGCATTTTAGGATAATTAAATTAGCAGGTTAGAagaattaggttagggttagccaaCTCCTGTTAGCTCTCCTAACCTTCCACACAAAAGTGTCTTGTATCAAAGTGGCATGTTTTTAGGGAGTCCCATCCATCGACATTGAAATCAAGGCCGGTCAGGACAGGACCAAGGGAAAATATGTCCAAAAGGCATCGGCATCTTTAGTGGGAAGAAGCCGTCAACATCTCAAAAACTGGAGGTGGGTCTTGGTGAACTCACCCGGATTTGGAGGGGACTTCTTTCCAAATGCTCACTCAGCCAACTTATTCAATACTTTGAGAGTCACTCACAGGGAACCGGTATGTGCCAAATGTAAAACAGCTGTAGATATATATGACCTCCCCACACACCAACCCTCTTTAAAAGGGGAATCCATATGTTTTGCATAAATACAAATAGCCATGTCTATGAGGTAATAGCCAGGGCCCGGTTTCCTGATAGCAATGGAACTTAAGCTTGCGAGTGTATTAACGATGCATCGTTTCTATCGAGCCCGAAGAACTCACATgtgtttcccaaaacaccacgtATGGAGAACTTTGAATAAGTGTGTCGTTAGAGCGTGTATCGATACTGAAAAATAGaactcaattgattgaacatgacaTTTATTTCAATAGGATGTAAAACcatggccagtttattaggtacacccgtctagtactgggtcggacccccctttgcctccagaacagcctgaattcttcagggcatggaaTTGTTGGTCAATTGGTATCAAGAGAAACACCCTTCAACATTACACCAACGACACCAGCCTGGCAGAACACCAGGCAgaatggactcatgctgcttacctCCAAATCCCATGTCTGCTATTAGCATGACGCAACAAGAACCAGGATTCTTCAGACcaggagtcggtgcagccaactggtttctccacgcatcgcgcagacagaaacaaacatctttctggtaagaagaggggcgggggcgtatgcttcatggttaacgtgacgtggtgtgatcataacaacatacaggtactcaagtccttctgttcacctgatttagaattcctcacaatcaaacgTCGACCGcactatctaccaagggaattctcttcgattataatcacagccgtatatattcccccccaagcagacacatcgatggctctgaacgaactttatttgactctttgcaaactggaatccatttatccggaggctgcattcattgtagctggggattttaacaaggttaatctgaaaacaagactccctaaattttatcagcatatcgattgcgcaaccagggctggaaaaaccttggatcactgctattctaacttccgcgacacatataaggccctgccccgccctcctttcggaaaagctgaccacgactccattttgttgatccctgcctacagacagaaactaaaacaagaagctcccgcgctgaggtctgttcaacgctggtccgaccaatctgattccacactccaagactgcttccatcacgtggactgggatatgtttcgtattgcgtcagacaacaacattgacaaatacgctgattcggtgagcgagttcattagaacgtgcgttgaagatgtcattcccatagcaacgattaaaacattcccaaaccagaaaccgtggattgatggcagcattcgcgtgaaactgaaagcccgaaccactgcttttaatcagggcaaggtgaccggaaacatgaccgaatacaaacagcgcagctattccctccgcaagacaatcaaacaagctaagcgtcagtatagagacaaagtagaatctcaattcaacggctcagacacaagaggtatgtggcagggtctacagtcaatcacggattacaaaaagaaaaccagccctgtcacggaccaggatgtcttgctcccaggcagactaaataacttttttgcccgctttgaggacaatacagtgccactgacacggcccgcaactaaaacatgcggactgtccttcactgcagccgacgtgaggaaaacatttaaacgtgtcaaccctcgcaaggctgcaggcccagacggcatccccaaccgcgtcctcagagcatgcgcagaccagctggctggtgtgtttacggacatattcaatcaatccctatcccagtctgttgttcccacatgcttcaagagggccaccattgttcctgttcccaagaaagctaaggtaactgagctagcactcacttccgtcatcatgaagtgctttgagagactagtcaaagaccatatcacctccaccctacctgacaccctagacccactccaatttgcttaccgcccaaataggtccacagacgatgcaatctcaaccacactgcacaccgccctaacccatctggacaagaggaatacctatgtgagaatgttgttcatcgactacagctcggcatttaacaccatagtgccctccaagctcgtcatcaagctcgagaccctgggtctcgaccccgccctgtgcaactgggtactggacttcctgacgggccgcccccaggtggtgagggtaggcaacaacatct
It contains:
- the LOC116358267 gene encoding insoluble matrix shell protein 4-like, with the protein product MSLTWCASKNHESYLGNTNVSSPQGNTNGSSPQGNTNGSSPQGNTNGSSPQGNTNGSSPQGNTNGSSPQGNTNGSSPQGNTNGSSPQGNTNGFSPQGNTNDFSPQGNTNGSSPQGKTNATSPQGNTNGFSPQGNTNGSSPQGNTNGSSPQGNSNGSSPQGNTNGSSPQGNTNGSSPQRNTNGSSPQGNTNGFSPQGNPNGSFPQGNTNGSSPQGKTNGSSPQGNTNGFSPQGNTNGSSPQGNTNGSSPQGNTNASCLVAPVVWELDADVEGILRTLNGPQTVDPGFQQGRRRGRFRVERQTLSLGANTGASLR